A genomic region of Runella rosea contains the following coding sequences:
- a CDS encoding polysaccharide biosynthesis protein, whose protein sequence is MIEHLLTRYSTRFVSQHLILAIDIAVVIVAFFIACTLRFNLEISAVNWSLYKYYLLVLLANRIIFFFYFRSYTGIVRHTSIADTSLIFKAITTSSLLTMIISVALSRSTDNNLFYIPISILSIEYFISLFLMIASRLLVKNIYKTLIVNAPGEKVNVLIYGAGELGILIKNTLLRNRHKKYNILGFIDDNPSLSFKSLEGVVVYSESDAVNQFIEGRNPEDIEVILAINDIKPQRKNQIIERFLQQDIIVKVAPSIYDKLGDYQLKTEEIRNIRIEDLLERDPIQIDNQNISRQLAGRVALVTGAAGSIGSEIIRQLIRFQPKTLILLDQSESGLYDLDNELKQQFRKYLGDGTRVILQVADATDEIRMRHIFSQYHPHFVFHAAAYKHVPLMEDHPYEAIKVNVFGTKILADLAVETGVNKFVMISTDKAVNPTNVMGATKRLAELYVQSLNNRFPNSTRFITTRFGNVLGSNGSVVPLFQRQIQAGGPITVTHPDVIRYFMTIPEACQLVLEAGSMGKGGEIFVFDMGEPVKIADLAQKMIKLSGLRLEKDIQITYTGLRPGEKLYEELLSDKERTVATYHPKIQIAKVYSSPFTEITTSLQDLRKALREGDKALMVTHLKTIVPEFVSNNSMYEELDGLELS, encoded by the coding sequence ATGATTGAGCATTTACTGACTAGATATTCTACCCGCTTTGTATCACAACATTTGATATTAGCCATTGATATAGCAGTCGTTATTGTCGCTTTTTTTATTGCCTGTACCCTCCGCTTTAACCTCGAAATCTCTGCCGTAAACTGGTCGCTCTATAAATACTACCTGTTGGTTCTGTTAGCCAATAGAATCATTTTTTTCTTCTATTTTCGGTCGTATACGGGAATTGTTCGCCACACCAGCATTGCTGATACTTCCCTGATTTTTAAGGCCATTACAACAAGTAGTCTGCTGACCATGATTATCTCGGTGGCCCTATCCCGCTCCACCGATAATAACCTTTTTTATATACCAATTTCTATTCTTAGCATTGAGTATTTCATCTCATTGTTTTTGATGATTGCGAGTCGTTTACTGGTAAAAAATATTTATAAAACACTGATTGTCAATGCCCCAGGAGAAAAAGTGAACGTACTGATTTATGGTGCGGGAGAGCTGGGAATTTTAATCAAAAACACCCTACTCCGCAATCGACACAAAAAATACAACATCCTTGGATTCATTGATGACAATCCATCTTTAAGTTTTAAGTCCCTTGAAGGAGTCGTGGTTTATTCCGAATCGGACGCAGTCAATCAGTTCATTGAAGGCCGTAATCCAGAAGATATTGAAGTAATTCTGGCCATCAATGACATTAAACCCCAGCGTAAAAACCAAATCATTGAGCGTTTTTTACAGCAGGACATCATCGTCAAAGTAGCACCCTCTATTTACGACAAACTGGGTGATTATCAACTAAAAACGGAAGAAATCCGTAATATCCGCATCGAAGATTTGCTTGAACGCGACCCCATACAGATTGATAACCAAAACATTAGTCGCCAACTGGCCGGAAGAGTGGCGTTGGTAACGGGCGCGGCGGGTTCTATCGGCAGTGAAATCATTCGTCAACTGATTCGCTTTCAACCCAAAACCCTGATTTTACTCGACCAATCCGAATCTGGGCTTTATGATTTGGATAATGAACTAAAGCAACAATTTAGAAAATATTTAGGCGACGGAACAAGGGTTATTTTACAAGTAGCCGACGCAACGGATGAAATCCGGATGCGGCATATTTTTAGTCAATACCATCCTCATTTTGTTTTTCACGCGGCCGCTTATAAGCACGTCCCGCTGATGGAAGACCATCCCTACGAGGCGATTAAAGTAAACGTTTTCGGAACAAAAATTTTGGCAGATTTGGCCGTCGAAACGGGCGTCAATAAATTTGTCATGATCTCGACCGACAAGGCTGTCAACCCCACTAACGTCATGGGTGCGACCAAACGTTTGGCCGAATTATACGTTCAAAGTCTCAACAATCGTTTCCCCAACAGTACACGTTTTATCACCACCCGTTTTGGAAATGTACTCGGCTCCAACGGTTCGGTGGTCCCGCTGTTTCAGAGACAAATTCAGGCAGGCGGGCCGATTACCGTCACCCACCCCGACGTTATCCGCTATTTTATGACCATCCCCGAAGCATGTCAATTGGTGTTGGAAGCGGGAAGCATGGGCAAAGGCGGCGAAATCTTCGTTTTTGACATGGGTGAACCCGTTAAAATTGCCGATTTAGCCCAGAAAATGATTAAACTCTCTGGTTTACGCCTTGAGAAAGACATCCAAATCACCTACACGGGCTTACGGCCAGGCGAGAAGCTTTACGAAGAACTATTGAGCGACAAGGAGCGCACCGTTGCCACATACCACCCCAAAATTCAAATTGCAAAGGTATATTCTTCCCCTTTCACCGAAATCACGACTTCACTCCAAGACCTGCGCAAAGCATTAAGAGAAGGCGATAAGGCCTTGATGGTTACGCACTTAAAAACGATTGTACCTGAATTCGTTAGCAACAACTCGATGTACGAAGAATTGGATGGATTAGAACTCAGTTAA
- a CDS encoding TIGR01777 family oxidoreductase → MSKTVLITGGTGMIGSHLTTLLLEKGYEVSYLSRKKEPVPNVKVYKWDVSKGIIEEEALAKADYLIHLAGAGIADQRWTRERQQEIITSRTQSIELIARHLQGRPYKLKAFVSSSATGFYGANTGDIRLTEETRSGTDFLSHVTRSWENASELIHNVGVRTTKFRVGVVLSKEGGALPKIAAPIRWGVGSPLGSGKQWVSWIHIEDLCKMYIEALENEKWNGIYNAVAPTPVTNKDLTSQIAKVLKRPLWLPNVPSLALKILFGQMADVVLGSNYVVNDRIAKTTDFTYSFESVSAALQDLLNS, encoded by the coding sequence ATGTCAAAAACTGTTTTAATTACGGGAGGCACCGGAATGATAGGAAGCCACCTTACCACACTTTTACTAGAAAAGGGGTATGAAGTCTCTTACCTAAGTCGAAAAAAAGAACCTGTTCCCAATGTGAAGGTGTATAAATGGGACGTTTCCAAAGGAATAATCGAAGAGGAGGCCTTGGCCAAAGCTGATTATCTGATTCACTTAGCGGGTGCCGGAATTGCCGATCAACGTTGGACGCGCGAGCGGCAACAGGAAATTATCACGAGTCGTACCCAAAGCATTGAGCTGATTGCCCGTCACTTGCAAGGACGTCCCTATAAGTTAAAAGCCTTTGTATCTTCTTCCGCAACGGGTTTTTACGGGGCAAATACTGGCGATATTCGTTTAACGGAAGAAACCCGCTCTGGCACAGATTTTTTATCACACGTTACACGGTCGTGGGAAAACGCCTCTGAACTCATCCATAATGTAGGGGTCAGAACAACTAAATTCCGGGTGGGTGTGGTGTTGAGTAAAGAAGGAGGCGCATTGCCTAAAATCGCCGCCCCCATTCGCTGGGGAGTCGGCTCCCCGCTTGGTAGCGGCAAGCAATGGGTATCATGGATTCACATTGAGGATTTATGTAAAATGTACATTGAAGCCCTAGAGAATGAAAAATGGAATGGTATTTACAATGCAGTAGCCCCAACCCCTGTGACCAATAAAGACTTAACAAGTCAGATAGCTAAAGTGTTAAAACGCCCTCTGTGGCTTCCAAACGTTCCTTCTTTGGCTTTAAAAATTTTGTTTGGTCAAATGGCAGATGTAGTGCTCGGAAGCAATTACGTAGTTAATGATAGAATTGCTAAAACAACCGATTTTACCTACTCATTTGAATCTGTTTCGGCGGCCCTGCAAGACTTGCTTAATTCCTAA